The following proteins come from a genomic window of Yinghuangia sp. ASG 101:
- a CDS encoding NucA/NucB deoxyribonuclease domain-containing protein has protein sequence MPATTSTPAADPTSPPGDAQPQVPAVPSQDASSSTGDRTATVLKEVSADSSQLPVGATDAASASRLETPEQIQRRAELSLKDSQRMQAAAHPGMQAAGNTTPDPSFADCKASSDAATAWGMVVSHRFYCHTKNYSLETWECDGPCPEGEAPCVPPQCIVAGTDFFRLTTIGRITYDAQRLVTFTINLTDWRSQGVTADARVMTIGIDCTAPSGDCGPGPNNGRSAPVSAWKTAGVTYAEFNVPVLPGSGDNGESIYSFNGNLSVAGFRPRESPKFAENGFRCDNATYAGPASGCVFHNVTEIFHIDRGDVTVQEAAQHIWDALNAPHLTAPHAMFKNIPGKLGSGNPLHRVGDPQQKNNRTTSTGTCRRFWSVPGRSYARNAQGQYVYDCDEYPFASTKEGARNAGLNYSVRVIDKDDNQKAGREYLEGNFYRGNRILRGDAFYVNVHGQPVAPVPLVPIPNGNDNCQIFSSTQTGSYSVCGVILDKYLQLGGPSSIGYPIGDFDLTPDDSGQFQHFSHASSIYWSPATGTHQIGGDIRSKWAVQGSEAGPLGYPTTDELATPDGTGRYNHFKMRDGGDASIYWTLSLGAHSIQGDIRSKWAEKGWELGIGYPTTDETATPDGVGRYNHFTNNASIYWTPNTGAHSVQGDIRGRWAASGWELGIGYPTTDETATPDGVGRYNHFTNDTSIYWTPNTGAHAIRGVTRAKWASLGWERYGYPTEDEVALRVQVAQGPPFVYFTYHQRFQTLGTTGDTAIITRWASDTGQAAGPFELHGANYLATVTHWASRGFDASWIALTLASDEMTNPDGRGRYNNFANVRTGGGAWGTAVWTPQYGAYVVDGAWGVWRDTGFERGTLGYPTSGEYRVENIPAGRTGVVQYFERGCVYAVRGTNGQLTSYNNAPLSSSYCARP, from the coding sequence GTGCCCGCGACGACGTCGACACCCGCAGCAGACCCGACATCGCCGCCGGGCGACGCTCAGCCCCAGGTTCCAGCGGTGCCGTCACAGGACGCCTCTTCTTCGACGGGTGACCGGACCGCGACGGTTTTGAAGGAAGTCTCTGCCGACAGCTCCCAACTCCCCGTCGGCGCCACCGACGCCGCTTCGGCATCACGTCTGGAGACGCCGGAGCAGATCCAGCGTCGCGCGGAATTGTCCCTCAAGGACAGCCAGCGCATGCAGGCTGCAGCCCATCCGGGAATGCAGGCCGCAGGGAACACCACTCCTGACCCGAGCTTCGCTGATTGCAAAGCGAGTTCGGATGCTGCCACCGCTTGGGGCATGGTTGTCAGTCACCGCTTTTACTGCCACACCAAGAACTACTCGCTCGAAACGTGGGAGTGTGACGGGCCGTGTCCCGAAGGGGAAGCCCCGTGTGTGCCGCCGCAGTGCATTGTGGCCGGCACGGACTTTTTTCGGCTGACCACGATCGGGCGGATCACCTACGACGCTCAGCGTTTGGTCACGTTCACGATCAACCTCACGGACTGGCGTAGCCAGGGAGTCACCGCCGATGCGCGCGTCATGACGATCGGGATCGACTGCACCGCTCCCTCGGGCGACTGCGGCCCGGGTCCGAACAATGGTCGTAGCGCTCCTGTGTCAGCCTGGAAGACCGCCGGGGTCACCTACGCCGAGTTCAACGTCCCGGTACTTCCCGGCAGCGGGGACAATGGAGAATCCATCTATTCCTTCAACGGAAATCTCAGCGTCGCGGGTTTTAGGCCCCGCGAGAGCCCGAAATTCGCAGAAAACGGCTTTCGGTGCGACAATGCCACCTATGCGGGCCCCGCGAGCGGCTGCGTTTTCCACAACGTGACCGAGATCTTCCACATCGACCGCGGAGACGTGACAGTGCAAGAAGCGGCCCAGCACATCTGGGACGCCCTCAATGCGCCTCATCTCACCGCACCTCACGCGATGTTCAAGAACATTCCCGGAAAACTCGGCAGCGGCAACCCGCTTCACCGTGTCGGAGACCCTCAACAGAAAAACAACCGCACCACCTCCACAGGCACCTGTCGGCGGTTCTGGAGCGTGCCAGGGCGTTCATACGCACGGAACGCGCAAGGGCAATACGTCTACGACTGCGACGAATACCCCTTCGCGTCCACAAAAGAAGGCGCCCGAAACGCCGGACTGAACTACTCGGTACGGGTCATCGACAAAGACGACAACCAGAAGGCCGGCAGGGAATACCTCGAAGGCAACTTCTACCGCGGGAACCGAATACTCAGAGGAGACGCGTTCTACGTCAACGTCCACGGCCAGCCCGTCGCGCCGGTCCCACTGGTGCCCATCCCCAACGGGAATGACAACTGCCAGATTTTCAGCTCGACCCAGACCGGCTCGTACTCGGTGTGCGGGGTGATTCTGGACAAGTACCTCCAACTCGGCGGGCCGAGCAGCATCGGCTACCCCATCGGCGACTTCGACCTGACCCCCGACGACTCCGGGCAGTTCCAGCACTTTTCCCACGCCAGCTCGATCTACTGGAGCCCCGCCACCGGAACACACCAGATCGGCGGGGACATCCGCAGCAAATGGGCCGTCCAAGGTTCGGAAGCCGGTCCGCTCGGCTACCCCACCACCGACGAACTCGCCACACCCGACGGCACCGGCAGATACAACCATTTCAAAATGCGTGACGGCGGCGACGCATCCATTTACTGGACGCTGTCGCTCGGCGCGCACTCCATCCAAGGAGACATCCGCAGTAAGTGGGCGGAAAAAGGCTGGGAGCTCGGCATCGGCTATCCCACTACCGACGAGACGGCCACGCCCGACGGTGTAGGACGCTACAACCACTTCACCAACAACGCCTCCATCTACTGGACACCCAACACCGGCGCCCACTCGGTTCAAGGAGACATTCGCGGCAGATGGGCGGCCTCCGGTTGGGAGCTCGGCATCGGCTATCCCACTACCGACGAGACGGCCACGCCCGACGGTGTAGGACGCTACAACCACTTCACCAACGACACCTCTATCTACTGGACACCCAACACCGGCGCCCATGCCATTCGAGGAGTCACCCGTGCCAAGTGGGCCTCACTCGGATGGGAACGTTACGGCTACCCCACCGAGGACGAGGTAGCCCTTAGGGTGCAGGTGGCACAAGGGCCGCCGTTCGTGTACTTCACCTACCACCAGCGGTTCCAGACGCTGGGGACCACCGGCGACACAGCCATCATCACGCGGTGGGCCTCGGATACGGGACAAGCCGCCGGGCCCTTCGAACTGCACGGGGCAAACTACCTCGCAACGGTGACCCACTGGGCTTCCCGGGGCTTCGACGCGAGCTGGATTGCGCTGACCCTCGCCAGCGACGAAATGACGAACCCCGACGGCCGAGGGCGGTACAACAACTTCGCCAACGTCCGTACTGGAGGAGGAGCCTGGGGCACCGCAGTCTGGACGCCACAGTACGGCGCATATGTCGTCGACGGGGCTTGGGGAGTTTGGCGAGACACCGGCTTTGAGCGCGGGACCTTGGGCTACCCGACTTCCGGAGAGTACCGGGTCGAGAACATACCCGCAGGCCGAACGGGAGTCGTTCAGTACTTCGAGCGCGGCTGCGTCTACGCTGTTCGGGGAACGAACGGTCAATTGACCAGCTACAACAACGCCCCCTTGTCATCGTCGTACTGCGCGCGGCCTTAG